A genomic region of Elephas maximus indicus isolate mEleMax1 chromosome 10, mEleMax1 primary haplotype, whole genome shotgun sequence contains the following coding sequences:
- the ERO1A gene encoding ERO1-like protein alpha, protein MGRRWGFLIGFLGAVCLLGSGHSGQEPPETAAQRCFCQVSGYLDDCTCDVETIDRFNNYKLFPRLQKLLESDYFRYYKVNLKRPCPFWNDISQCGRRDCAVKPCQSDEVPDGIKSASYKYSEEANNLIEECEQAERLGAVDESLSEETQKAVLQWTKHDDSSDNFCEADDIQSPDAEYVDLLLNPERYTGYKGPDAWKIWNVIYEENCFKPQTIKRPLNPLASGQENTFYSWLEGLCVEKRAFYRLISGLHASINVHLSARYLLQDTWLEKKWGHNITEFQQRFDGILTEGEGPRRLKNLYFLYLIELRALSKVLPFFERPDFQLFTGNKVQDAENKMLLLDILHEVKSFPLHFDENSFFAGDKKEANKLKEDFRLHFRNISRIMDCVGCLKCRLWGKLQTQGLGTALKILFSEKLIANMPESGPSYEFQLTRQEIVSLFNAFGRISTSVTELENFRNLLQNIH, encoded by the exons GTTAGTGGTTACTTGGATGATTGTACCTGTGATGTGGAAACCATTGATAGATTTAATAACTACAAGCTTTTCCCAAGACTACAAAAACTTCTTGAAAGCGACTACTTTAGATATTATaag gtAAACCTGAAGAGGCCATGTCCCTTCTGGAATGATATCAGCCAGTGTGGAAGAAGGGATTGTGCCGTCAAACCTTGTCAATCT GATGAAGTTCCTGATGGGATTAAATCTGCGAGCTACAAG tattcTGAAGAAGCCAATAATCTTATTGAAGAATGTGAACAAGCTGAACGACTTGGAGCTGTAGATGAATCCCTGAG tgaagaaacaCAGAAGGCAGTTCTTCAGTGGACCAAACACGATGATTCCTCAGACAACTTCTGTGAAGCTGATG ACATACAATCCCCTGATGCTGAATATGTGGATTTGCTCCTTAATCCTGAGCGCTACACGGGTTACAAGGGACCAGATGCTTGGAAGATATGGAATGTCATCTATGAAGAAAACTGTTTCAA GCCACAGACAATTAAAAGGCCATTAAATCCTTTAGCTTCTGGTCAAG AGAACACTTTTTACAGTTGGCTAGAAG GTCTCTGTGTAGAAAAAAGAGCATTCTACAGACTCATATCTGGCCTACATGCAAGTATTAACGTGCATTTGAGCGCAAGATATCTTTTACAAG ACACATGGTTGGAAAAAAAATGGGGACACAACATTACAGAATTTCAACAGCGGTTTGATGGAATTTTAACTGAAGGAGAAGGACCAAGAAGGCTTAAGAActtatattttctctatttaataGAATTAAGAGCTTTATCTAAAGTGCTGCCATTCTTTGAGCGCCCAGATTTTCAACTCTTCACTGGAAATAAAGTTCAGGATGCAGAAAACAAAATGCTACTTCTGGATATACTTCATGAAGTCAA GTCATTTCCCTTGCATTTTGATGAGAATTCATTTTTTGCTGGGGacaaaaaagaagcaaacaaactAAAG GAGGACTTTCGActgcattttagaaatatttcaaGAATCATGGACTGTGTTGGTTGTTTGAAATGTCGACTGTGGGGAAAGCTTCAG ACTCAGGGTTTGGGCACTGCTCTGAAGATCTTGTTTTCTGAGAAATTGATAGCAAATATGCCAGAAAGTGGACCCAGTTACGAATTCCAGCTAACCAGACAAGAAATAGTATCATTATTTAATGCATTCGGAAG AATTTCTACAAGTgtgacagaattagaaaacttcaGGAACTTGTTACAGAATATTCATTAA